GATAACCTTAATATCTTTACTAATAGCGTAATCGTACTCCATTTCTGTATAACTAATACCCTCATCAGATAAACTGCCGTATCTACCACCTATGATTAGTAAGTAATAATCACTGTCATCAATTACCTTTTTGATGAATTTAAATTGCTCTTCATCCAGTGCGGGAAAAAGTTCCATTCCAGCAGGAATACAATCCATTTCCATGAGCGTCTGAATAACGTTACTTCTTTCATCTTTTAGGTCTGCAAATGTAGAACTCACAAATACCTGATATCTCTTATCCATCTGCACTTCTCCCTTAGAAAATATAATATTTTCTATAAAAATATTTTTTATTCTATTAATAATAAAATCTCTAAATTATATATGATATTCAAAAAATATTTTAAATTTATTTATTACAATAATATCAGACACTTATATAAAAAATATCTTATGTGGATAATTATTGGCACACTCTTCGCACTATATAAAGTATAAGAAAATAAATTATTTTTATAAGCCGATATTCTAAATAAGGAACCTATTTATGCAACCAATAAATCATAATGTTATTCAGGACGGTGGAACGCCAATCAGACTTTGGACAAAGGGCGTTCCTGTCGATCCAAAAGCACATGACCAGCTTATCAAAGCATCACAAATGCCGTTTGTCTATAAGTGGCTCGCGGTGATGCCTGACGTGCATGTCGGGATTGGCGCAACTATCGGTACGGTATTGCCAACCAAAGAAGCGATTATCCCTGCGGCTGTCGGTGTCGATATTGGCTGCGGTATGATGGCAGTACAAACGACGCTGACCGCTGATGACTTGCCTGATAATTTGCGCGGTCTGCGCACTGAGCTTGAAAAAGCCATTCCACACGGCCGTAGCAAAACTCGTGGACGCGGTTCTCGTCGTGATGTCGGTGCATGGACAAATCCTGATAATAGCGTCAAAGATAGCTGGGGTACATTGGTCGATGATTTTAATTATCTGACCCAAAAGCACCCTAAGCTTAAAAACACCAATAACCTGACTCATTTGGGAACGCTGGGTACGGGCAACCATTTTGTAGAAGTGTGCTTGGATGAGACCAATCAGGTGTGGATCATGCTGCATTCAGGTTCGCGCGGCGTGGGCAATGCCATCGGTCGCTACTTTATTGAGTTGGCGCGTGAGGACATGCGTAAGTGGTTTATCAACTTGCCCGATAAGGATTTGGCTTATTTCGCCGAAGGGACTGAGCACTTCGATGACTACTGGTTTGCCGTAGGCTGGGCGCAGCGTTTCGCTTTCAAAAACCGTGAAATCATGATGGAAAAAGCAATCAAAGCTTTGCGTCAAATTGTGACGAAACCGTTTGATGCGGCAGTTAAAGCGGTGAACTGTCATCATAATTACGTCG
This is a stretch of genomic DNA from Psychrobacter alimentarius. It encodes these proteins:
- a CDS encoding RtcB family protein; its protein translation is MQPINHNVIQDGGTPIRLWTKGVPVDPKAHDQLIKASQMPFVYKWLAVMPDVHVGIGATIGTVLPTKEAIIPAAVGVDIGCGMMAVQTTLTADDLPDNLRGLRTELEKAIPHGRSKTRGRGSRRDVGAWTNPDNSVKDSWGTLVDDFNYLTQKHPKLKNTNNLTHLGTLGTGNHFVEVCLDETNQVWIMLHSGSRGVGNAIGRYFIELAREDMRKWFINLPDKDLAYFAEGTEHFDDYWFAVGWAQRFAFKNREIMMEKAIKALRQIVTKPFDAAVKAVNCHHNYVDKEEHYGEEIFITRKGAVRARVGEYGIIPGSMGAKSFIVRGKGNEESFCSCSHGAGRVMSRTQAKQEFTVADQIAQTEGVECRKDSDVIDEIPAAYKNIDDVMNAQSDLVEVVHTLRQVVCVKG